The proteins below are encoded in one region of Pectinophora gossypiella chromosome 26, ilPecGoss1.1, whole genome shotgun sequence:
- the LOC126378283 gene encoding coiled-coil domain-containing protein 13-like codes for MSTKKHESVIKVKSKGQVVKEAKDDKTGLTEMAGKIEETDEMKLKMLAAVGKPEPEDLLYPPELNAHLLEQLKVMTAENTQLRKMLFTKDQQLKELNKTVADLNNRIRDIITSSGPTVSSKSAGIISAKITELCKQNRHLVAEVEGYKTKNAALERKIMQIELLNQEHEKLDICVCHENPPDVVTPDELKELNMKLAAVNKRLCDSKKKNLELKNEIIAATRILQQELGDKFTSLKELQNDVIGWKGRAEKIVLLQAKINDLEEKLNLKQKEADPKKMDQGQIIKEIEAKRKKEMEQALKDYKLVKDENHDLKKKLEAAKCRTRNLECDATTIRQKMQTFMEKSNADDMLINEQRNQIKALELYYQDILKENTIKINKMHNEIIEYQKLNKNIESKVDALRKQATEKAAKIEELRAQLLRYEECSLQSVFFTPMRTATDNEIQRLTELVVKQNERIDAERNKWEELEASHRKLKEKKRRLEKRLALLEEELKFVTESKRGSRASKSSLPKEHHEFSMPMKDPSVTKKKSQSVATIAEKPSESTTTESQQDSYEYLDKDELRYKLELTDEKLKILEDKLKMVEEEKQEDYIHLTEMIQNSKQLFNEALMVLQKEKCICN; via the exons atgtctaCGAAAAAGCACGAGTCTGTTATAAAAGTGAAATCCAAAG gtcaagtagtcaaagaaGCGAAAGACGACAAGACAGGCTTGACGGAAATGGCGGGAAAGATAGAGGAAACAGACGAAATGAAGCTGAAAATGTTGGCAGCAGTGGGTAAACCGGAACCGGAAGACCTCTTGTATCCACCTGAGTTGAATGCTCATTTGCTTGAGCAGTTAAAG GTGATGACAGCTGAGAACACTCAACTtagaaaaatgctgttcaccAAAGACCAACAGCTGAAAGAACTAAACAAAACCGTAGCGGACCTCAACAACAGAATACGCGACATTATAACCAGTTCCGGTCCAACTGTTTCGTCGAAATCGGCGGGAATTATTAGCGCGAAAATAACAGAATTGTGCAAACAGAACCGCCATCTTGTCGCAGAAGTTGAgggttataaaactaaaaacgcAGCTTTGGAGCGAAAGATAATGCAAATAGAATTGTTAAACCAAGAACATGAAAAACTAGACATTTGCGTTTGCCACGAAAATCCACCTGACGTGGTAACTCCTGACGAATTAAAAGAGTTAAATATGAAACTTGCTGCGGTCAACAAACGCTTGTGTGATagtaagaagaagaatttggAATTGAAGAATGAGATTATAGCCGCGACGAGAATTCTTCAGCAGGAGTTGGGCGATAAATTCACGAGTTTGAAAGAGCTGCAGAATGATGTCATAGGATGGAAGGGGAGAGCGGAGAAGATAGTGTTGCTGCAAGCGAAAATTAACGACTTAGAGGAGAAGCTGAATTTGAAACAGAAGGAGGCAGATCCGAAGAAAATGGATCAGGGACAG ATAATAAAAGAGATCGAAGCAAAACGCAAGAAGGAGATGGAACAAGCATTGAAAGATTACAAACTTGTCAAAGATGAGAACCATGATCTGAAGAAGAAGCTGGAAGCAGCTAAATGTAGGACGAGGAACCTGGAGTGCGACGCCACGACAATCCGGCAGAAGATGCAGACGTTTATGGAGAAGAGTAACGCTGATGATATGCTGATCAATGAGCAAAGG AATCAAATCAAAGCTCTAGAGTTGTATTACCAAGACATTCTAAAAGAGAATACCATCAAAATTAACAAGATGCATAATGAAATTATAGAATATCAGAAGCTGAACAAAAATATTGAGTCTAAAGTAGATGCCCTCAGAAAACAGGCGACGGAAAAAGCCGCTAAAATTGAAGAGCTGAGGGCTCAACTGCTTAG ATACGAAGAATGTTCGTTGCAAAGCGTCTTCTTCACCCCAATGAGAACGGCTACAGACAATGAAATACAACGATTGACTGAACTAGTCGTGAAGCAGAACGAAAGAATCGACGCCGAAAGAAATAAATGGGAGGAGTTAGAAGCGTCCCATAGAAAActcaaagaaaagaaaagaagattAGAAAAAAGATTAGCATTGTTGGAAGAGGAATTGAAATTCGTCACGGAATCTAAAAGAGGTTCGCGAGCGTCAAAATCTTCGTTGCCAAAGGAACACCATGAATTTAGCATGCCTATGAAGGATCCGTCAGTTACGAAGAAAAAATCACAATCAGTAGCCACTATAGCTGAGAAACCAAGCGAAAGTACGACGACAGAATCCCAACAGGATAGTTATGAATATCTAGATAAAGACGAGCTTAGATACAAACTAGAATTAACTGATGAAAAGCTCAAGATTTTGGAAGACAAGTTAAAAATGGTGGAGGAAGAGAAACAAGAAGATTATATTCACCTGACCGAGATGATTCAGAATTCAAAGCAGTTGTTCAACGAAGCTCTGATGGTGTTGCAAAAGGAGAAATGTATTTGTAACTAA